A single region of the Salvelinus sp. IW2-2015 linkage group LG20, ASM291031v2, whole genome shotgun sequence genome encodes:
- the LOC111980591 gene encoding ubiquitin-conjugating enzyme E2 Z, with protein MADSVGEVANGEIGLGVGSQGNGAPLLPSLGNSLPGHSTSGANLASPPPAATGLAVMFPGATTTSTVVTGSGFGGAGVLSTVVGSAIPIPPYSATSALPGGIGLGVAGAGLLSQIHATSWDPTLSTDWDNEKTSQQCILRIKRDIMSIYKEPPPGMFVVPDPHDMTKIHALITGPFDTPYEGGFFLFLFRCPPDYPIHPPRVKLITTGQNTVRFNPNFYRNGKVCLSILGTWTGPAWSPAQSISSVLISIQSLMTENPYHNEPGFEQERHPGDSKNYNECIRHETMRVAVCDMLDGKVPCPEALWSVMEKSFLEYYDFYEGVCKERLHQQGQNMQDPFGEKRGRFDYQGLLARLSATQRRIREKCPPEDNDDHSDSDTSSSGTDPDSQGSSQP; from the exons ATGGCGGATAGCGTAGGAGAGGTTGCTAATGGTGAAATTGGGTTAGGTGTTGGTAGTCAGGGAAATGGAGCGCCGTTGTTGCCGAGTTTGGGTAATTCTCTGCCGGGCCACTCGACGAGTGGAGCTAACCTGGCATCACCACCTCCTGCAGCGACTGGCCTAGCCGTCATGTTCCCTGGAGCCACAACCACCTCAACCGTTGTGACTGGGAGCGGATTTGGAGGTGCAGGTGTTCTTAGCACTGTAGTGGGCTCTGCCATTCCAATACCCCCCTACTCGGCCACCAGTGCTCTGCCAGGCGGTATCGGTTTGGGGGTGGCCGGAGCAGGCCTCTTGTCGCAAATTCATGCAACGTCCTGGGACCCAACACTAAGTACCGACTGGGACAACGAGAAGACGTCCCAGCAATGCATTCTCCGAATCAAAAG GGATATAATGTCCATCTATAAGGAGCCTCCCCCGGGTATGTTTGTGGTTCCTGACCCTCACGACATGACTAAG ATCCATGCCCTCATCACAGGACCCTTCGACACGCCCTACGAGGGAGGCTTCTTCCTCTTTCTGTTCCGCTGCCCCCCGGACTACCCCATCCACCCCCCACGGGTCAAGCTCATCACCACCGGCCAAAACACTGTGCGCTTCAACCCRAACTTTTACCGTAACGGCAAAGTATGCCTCAGCATCCTCGG GACTTGGACAGGGCCAGCGTGGAGCCCGGCCCAAAGCATCTCCTCCGTTCTGATCTCCATCCAGTCCCTGATGACTGAGAACCCCTACCACAACGAGCCAGGCTTTGAACAG GAGAGACACCCAGGGGACAGCAAGAACTACAACGAGTGCATCCGCCATGAGACCATGCGCGTGGCTGTATGTGACATGCTGGATGGGAAGGTGCCCTGTCCAGAAGCCCTGTG GAGTGTGATGGAGAAATCATTCCTGGAGTATTATGACTTCTACGAGGGTGTCTGCAAAGAGAGACTACACCAACAGGGACAGAACATGCAG GACCCATTTGGGGAGAAGAGGGGTCGCTTCGACTACCAGGGCCTACTGGCACGCCTGAGCGCCACCCAGAGGCGCATACGGGAGAAGTGCCCACCGGAGGACAACGATGACCACTCAGACTCTGACACCAGCTCCTCAGGCACGGACCCAGATAGCCAGGGCAGCTCCCAGCCTTAG
- the LOC111981695 gene encoding ATP synthase F(0) complex subunit C3, mitochondrial: MYACAKFVTSPAVLRGGSRVLARPVSVSVFNRPEARSEQQALLPVGEASLLTRGFQTSAISRDIDTAAKFIGAGAATVGVAGSGAGIGTVFGSLIIGYARNPSLKQQLFSYAILGFALSEAMGLFCLMVAFLILFAM, encoded by the exons CTGCGTGGGGGGTCCAGAGTCCTCGCCCGGCCCGTCTCGGTCTCGGTCTTCAACAGACCTGAAGCCAGAAGTGAGCAGCAG GCTCTGTTGCCTGTCGGTGAGGCTTCTCTTCTAACCCGGGGGTTCCAGACCAGCGCTATCTCCAGGGACATCGACACTGCCGCCAAGTTCATCGGTGCTGGAGCCGCCACAGTGGGCGTGGCGGGATCAGGGGCTGGAATTGGAACTGTGTTCGGCAGCTTGATCATCGGCTATGCAAG GAACCCCTCCCTGAAGCAGCAGCTCTTCTCCTACGCCATCCTGGGTTTTGCCCTGTCTGAGGCAATGGGGCTCTTCTGTCTCATGGTGGCGTTCCTCATCCTGTTCGCTATGTAA